ATAAGAAGACCTCAAGCTTATTCTCACCAAACTAAATAAAATAAAACCCAATGCCCTAAATAACAAAAACACTAAACTCACTAAATGACTATAGGCACCCCACATCATGATTTAAAATAACTTTCTTATATCTTCGATACCACAACCCGATGTTTTACTCTAAACTATTTAAATTGAAAGGTTCTAGTAGTTTAAACAAAAAATCTTGGTCTTGTAAACCAAAGATAAAGCCCATTTTTAGAACTTTATACAAAATCAGTTATAATATTTTATATTTCACTCTCCCTTTTACCCTAAGAGTTGCTATCCTATTCACGACTCTAACCCACCCTCTTTCCATAGGACTAGTCCTACTCACTCAAACTATTCTTATCTGTGCTCTTTCAGGCCTATTCGGGCCTTCCTACTGATTCTCATATATCCTATTTCTAATTTTTCTAGGAGGAATATTAATTTTGTTCATTTATGTCTCTTCTCTTGCTTCCAACGAAGCCTTTAAAATTCATTTTAAATCCAGTCTACTAATCACCCTGTCCTTACCCATATCCTTTACCTTAATCTTTCTAGATCTCTTACTTCTCCCATCAAAATTTTCCAAATCTAGACTATTCTTAATTCTAAGAAATAAAACAAATTTAGCCACCTTATCAACCAGTTCCATCTACTCCATTACTTCTTTCCCTCTTACTACTCTAGTAATTTTATATCTCTTACTTACCTTAATTGTTATTGTCAGTATTATTAATATCTCATCAAGACCTCTGCGACCTTCAAAATTCTAACAGAAAATAGTTTACTTAAAATATTAATTTTGGAGATTAAAGAAAAGTCCCTGCTTTTTTCTGATTTTTTATTAAAACTATTTCAATTACTTAATCCTTTCGTACTAAAATAACCTCTGACTCCTTAGAAGATAGAAACCAACCTGGCTTTCGCCGGTCTGAACTCAAATCATGTAAAAATTTAAAGGTCGAACAGACCTTCTCCTGTAACCGCTACACCACAGAGAAATTTTTAATTCAACATCGAGGTCGCAAACTCTCTTGTCGATAAGAACTCTTAAAAAAAATTACGCTGTTATCCCTAAAGTAATTTATTCTCTAATCCTAAAAAGGGATCATATGAACAAATATCTCTGATTTAAACAAAAAACAGTTATATAATTTATATCCTAGTCGCCCCAACTAAACACCCTGCTGATAATAAACTTTAACACCTTAAATCACTCTTAACCAACTTCATGTATAAACTTTATAGGGTCTTATCGTCCCTCTAACTTATTTAAGCCTTTTCACTTAAAAGTTAAATTCAATCTCCGAGATAGAGACAGCTTCCTTCTCGTCCAACCATTCATTCCAGCCTCCAATTAAAAGACTAATGATTATGCTACCTTCGCACGGTCAAAATACCGCGGCCTTTTAGTCCCCAATGGGCAGGTCAGACTTTATATAACTCT
Above is a window of Cherax quadricarinatus mitochondrion, complete genome DNA encoding:
- the ND6 gene encoding NADH dehydrogenase subunit 6 (TAA stop codon is completed by the addition of 3' A residues to the mRNA) — protein: MLYFTLPFTLSVAILFTTLTHPLSMGLVLLTQTILICALSGLFGPSYWFSYILFLIFLGGMLILFIYVSSLASNEAFKIHFKSSLLITLSLPMSFTLIFLDLLLLPSKFSKSSLFLILSNKTNLATLSTSSIYSITSFPLTTLVILYLLLTLIVIVSIINISSSPLRPSKF